The window ACGAACAATACTTCAATGAACATTATCTGCCGGGGCAAACCAAAAAGGAATCAACACTGAAACCTGAAATAAGCCTGCATAAGAACTGGATACTTCCCAGCATAGGCCGGATTCCTGTTAGGGATATAGTAGAGCTGCATATCAAACAATTAAGCCTTTCCATGAATAAGGGCGGTAAATCCCAAAGAACCATTCAATACGCTCATGCTTCGGTCAGAATGGTGCTGGAACACGCAAGAAAAAGCAGCTACTATCAAAGAAACAATCCCATAAGAAGCCTGTCAAAATCCGACAAACCAAAATTCGACAACAAACGGGTACGCTTTTTCACCCACTCGGAAGCGGAAGACCTCCTTGAACGCCTGAAAGGGAAAAGCAAAGACGTTCACGACATGACCTTGCTTTCTCTCCATTGTGGGTTACGGGCCGGTGAGATATTCAAACTGACTTGGCAATATGTTGACCTTGCAAACCGACAGGTGACGTTAACAGAAACGAAATCCGGCAAGGATAGAACTGTTCCCATGACCGGGGCAATTTCTGAAATGTTTGAAGCCCGGAAGCAAGGCAGCAGAAACGAGCTTGTATTTCCAGACAAGAAAGGCAGTAAACGGGTGGCAATGAGCAAGACCTTTGAAAGAACCGTTGACGAAATGGGACTCAACGAAGGTGTTACCGACCGCAAGAACAAGCTGGTTTTTCATTCCTGCCGTCATACCTGTGCATCATGGTTGGTTCAGGCCGGGGTGCCCTTGTTGACTATAAAAGAGATATTAGGGCATTCAACTATAGCCCTGACAGAGCGGTACAGTCACCTTGCACCGGATGGAACACGGGCCGCTTTGCAGGTTATGGAGAAGGCGATACAGGAGAGCAGGACGGAAAGCAATGTTCAGCAATTGGTGAACGTCGGGTGAAAGAAAATTTCTGAACAATTTTTTTAGCACACAGAAACAGGAAATTACGGATATTATGCAAAAAACATGCTCGTTGTCAATTGACATGGGCGAGCGGAGGGTTTAAATTGATACTTGACTCGCCACAATTGGCGGGTATCATCCAACAGGATGAAGTACCAGAAGTAAGCAGGACAGCAAAACCAAAAATCGAATATTCAATGAAGCAGTAACACGGGGGCGAAATCCTCCGAACCTCTGCTGTATCGCTGAAGCGGTGTTGAACCTTTTTATTACAAAAGGGGGCAACACCGCTTTTTTTTTGGCCTATAGAAAAATGCCTAACCACATGAGAGGGGGCGATATGTCAAGAAAATCAGTGAAAACTCCATGTACCCGGTAAAGGTTACGGCAGAAAAAAGCAGTATGATCCTATGAACATAAAAAAAAGCGGAACAGCAACAGGCTGATTTCCCCTGAGCGTATTTTCACGCTGACAGGATTATTGTGTTCACAGCGCGGCTGTGCTCATTGGGGATAGTTGCGCCGTTTCTTTAAGATGACGATGAGAATAATTCATGAGTAATAAAATACAGATAGAAGTAAGTCAGGAAGAAAAACAGATTGATCTTTCAGCATTTGCGGAAAAATGGCCGTCTGCCTTTGTGGAGCGTTCCAAACTCTCCGAGTTTTCGGGCGGTGTGCTGAACGGTCGGACTATGGCGAACCTTGATTCTAAAGGAACCGGAATCAAGGGAAGGGTCAAGATTGGAGATCGAAAAGTAATATACCCTGTCCATGAGGTTATTTCATGGCTTGAAGCGAGGGCAAGTTTGCCAAAGAAAAGCAAATGCGGACAGGATGGGGAAAGAACATGAGGGCAAAAGAAAAGCCGCGTAATCCTGGGCAGGATCAGCGGCTAAAACTGAGATATAACCGAGCAAGGTTAAACAAACACATTATACCCCTATTCAGACGAAGTATCAACAGGAAAGCGCGTTCCGAGGCTGAGAGCCTGCCAGCAAGACAGCCCCGAAACGCTCACCCTATCTCTTTACTGAATCAGGTTACTCTCTGTTTATTCGTCTTTGCCCGTCTTGTCAAAGGTAACTCTTCCGGGGGTGCGCTATGGACTTGAAGAAACAGGCCGCACAGCTCCTGCAAATGGGCTATGAGCCCATACCGATTAAGCCGAACGAAAAGTACCCAACCGTCAAGAACTGGCAGAATGCCGACTGTGCGCAGTTAGTTGAAAGCTGGCCCAAAGATTACGGAATAGGGCTACGGACAGGACAAAAGGTCACGGCCATTGATATTGATGTCTATCATAAGGGTTTGGTTGACTGGGCAGTCAATCAGTTTCGTTCTCTTGTGGACGGGTCTTTATTGTGCAGAGTCGGCCAGCCGCCCAAGACCTTGATTCCGGTTTCCTGTGAGGGTGTCGAGAAAAAGTTCACATCCAATAAATGGGTGGATCAAAACGGCACAATCAATCAGATAGAGATACTGAGCCACGGGCAACAGTTTGTTGCCTTCGGTATCCATCCCGGCACCGGGAAACCGTATGAATGGGACGGCGACCTGTTGGCCCATTCTTTGCCGACTATACGACGCAGTGACCTTGAGACAGTGTTTCAGGGGTTCGACAATCAAGCCGCTGAAAAGGGCTGGCATAACCTCACACAGGCAGCGGAAACGGCAAAGGAGGTGACGGCCACCCGGTCACGGAAGAACAGCTCAGGAGATGCGCCGGGCGATGTATACAACCGCTCTGTGCCCCTGGAAACCGTGCTGGAGCATTGCGACTGGACACATTGCCAGGGCAATTACTGGACACGTCCGGGCAAAAGCAAGGGCATATCAGGGGCTGTTCATGGTGGTGTGCTGTACTGCTTCACAAGCTCCACCTGTCTGGATGCGGAGCAATGCCATGATGCCTTTGAAATACTGTCCCGCTATGAGTTCAGCGGTGATAAATCAGCCTGTTCTCTGGCTCTGCGGCAGGAAATGGAGAAGGTGTGTTGATGCTGCCCGGAACTGATACAAAAGCCTTTAAAGATGAGGCACGGAAGGCAAAGAGAGGGGAGCGGACAAAGGGGCGCAGTAGCGAAAAGAAGGCCGAAAAGAGCGGCGGAATTCTGGACGCGCTGCAATCGGCTGTATCCATTACACCCCGTGAAATAAAGTGGTTATGGGAACCCATGCTTGCTGTCGGAAAATTTCATCTGCTTGCGGCCAGAGGCGGTTCAGGGAAAACGAGCATAGCCTGTGACCTTGCCGCAAGGGTGACCACGGGAGGACTTTTCCCCATGTCGAAAACAGAAAGGTTTCCACCGGGGGCCGTGCTTTTCGTCACCACGGAAGATGACCCGGAAGATACCCTATTGCCCCGGTTTTTGGCAGCGGGTGGAGATCGGGAAAAGTTGAGCTTTCTTACAAGTTCTGCTCATCACCTTGACCTGAACGCAAGGCCCGAAGAACTGAAAACATTAGTCAGCAGTATTCCCGGCCTTTCTCTGATTGTTCTTGACCCGGTAACCAGCATGACCGGCGACGCGAACACCCACATTGACAGCAACGTCAAAAGGCTTGCCGGGGTGCTGGCTGGCATAGCCATGAACAGCGGTCTTGCGATTCTGGGCATTATTCATTTCCGCAAAGGTGACCCCACAGCACAGGGACAGAACCTTGTTGATATGGTGACCGGTTCCGCAGGATGGGTGAACAGCGCACGGATAGCCCTTGCCTGCTCTGTTGACGACAAGAGCGAAAGAGGATATTTCGGTGTTATCAAATCCAATATAGGGCCGAAGGATTACACCCTTGAATACAGAACAACGGTCAAGAATGGCGTGGTGTGCGTTGAATACCTGGACATGCAGCAGAACAGCATTGAACGGATTTTTCGGCAGGATGCGGCGCGGGAGAATAAGACCGTGAAAGAGGAAAAGCTGAACCGGGCGGCTAACCGTTACGGCGAGTTTTTCACAGAGCACGGTCTTGAACCAGTGCTACAGAACGATGTGCGGAAATACGTTAAAGAGATGCTGGGCGAGCGGATAACCGACAGCGAGCTGAGAGAGGTTGAACGGCAGCACGGATATACAAGCAAAGCGAGAGGCAAAGGGGGCAAATGGCTTATGCACCCTCCGGGCTGCAAGTGTGAAAAATGCTCTTCTAAGGTATAAACACCCTGTAAAACTTAACACTTGTTTTGTAGCGGATAAACGGCAAGATAAAACCCGTTAAGTCTTAACCCCCCTCTTGATTCTAAATAAGGAAATCAAGTCTTGCTGAACAGGGGGTAAAAACTTAACGCTCTATATCTAACTAATATTATATTATTATTTAAGTGTTAAGTAGAGGAGGGTCTATTTGTCTTAGGAAGCTGTTTTTCAGAACGTGAGCCGATAAAACGACAGTGGGCTATTCCTTGCCTACAGTCGGCATATTTCAGGCGGGTAATGATACTTTTCAGCGATTTTCAGGCAATCAGGCAGCAAAGAACAGCAACAGTATGACATTTTCACGGCAGGGAAAGGCATTATGCGGAATCGGTCAGGTAACGGAAAAAACAATTTTCGGACACGGTGCAGGGGGTGCAGCGATGACAAAGACAAAGGCGGGCAGA is drawn from Candidatus Electrothrix aestuarii and contains these coding sequences:
- a CDS encoding site-specific integrase, giving the protein MSQYQSTKFPGVRTREHATRKHGIRPDRYFLIRYQTQGKRKEEGLGWESEGWSAEKAALKLAELKQAAKTGEGAKRLSEKREAQKKAEKEALKKKQDEQRKAVTYEQYFNEHYLPGQTKKESTLKPEISLHKNWILPSIGRIPVRDIVELHIKQLSLSMNKGGKSQRTIQYAHASVRMVLEHARKSSYYQRNNPIRSLSKSDKPKFDNKRVRFFTHSEAEDLLERLKGKSKDVHDMTLLSLHCGLRAGEIFKLTWQYVDLANRQVTLTETKSGKDRTVPMTGAISEMFEARKQGSRNELVFPDKKGSKRVAMSKTFERTVDEMGLNEGVTDRKNKLVFHSCRHTCASWLVQAGVPLLTIKEILGHSTIALTERYSHLAPDGTRAALQVMEKAIQESRTESNVQQLVNVG
- a CDS encoding AAA family ATPase — its product is MLPGTDTKAFKDEARKAKRGERTKGRSSEKKAEKSGGILDALQSAVSITPREIKWLWEPMLAVGKFHLLAARGGSGKTSIACDLAARVTTGGLFPMSKTERFPPGAVLFVTTEDDPEDTLLPRFLAAGGDREKLSFLTSSAHHLDLNARPEELKTLVSSIPGLSLIVLDPVTSMTGDANTHIDSNVKRLAGVLAGIAMNSGLAILGIIHFRKGDPTAQGQNLVDMVTGSAGWVNSARIALACSVDDKSERGYFGVIKSNIGPKDYTLEYRTTVKNGVVCVEYLDMQQNSIERIFRQDAARENKTVKEEKLNRAANRYGEFFTEHGLEPVLQNDVRKYVKEMLGERITDSELREVERQHGYTSKARGKGGKWLMHPPGCKCEKCSSKV
- a CDS encoding bifunctional DNA primase/polymerase — its product is MDLKKQAAQLLQMGYEPIPIKPNEKYPTVKNWQNADCAQLVESWPKDYGIGLRTGQKVTAIDIDVYHKGLVDWAVNQFRSLVDGSLLCRVGQPPKTLIPVSCEGVEKKFTSNKWVDQNGTINQIEILSHGQQFVAFGIHPGTGKPYEWDGDLLAHSLPTIRRSDLETVFQGFDNQAAEKGWHNLTQAAETAKEVTATRSRKNSSGDAPGDVYNRSVPLETVLEHCDWTHCQGNYWTRPGKSKGISGAVHGGVLYCFTSSTCLDAEQCHDAFEILSRYEFSGDKSACSLALRQEMEKVC